The following DNA comes from Nicotiana sylvestris chromosome 10, ASM39365v2, whole genome shotgun sequence.
CAACTTCAAATCCATGTCATGGCATCGCGGGGCCGACATGCCAGGTCAGCAGAGGTTACTTTTCGGATGCAGTTCGGATTCGGAGAAGATGGTCCTTGTCACCGGCGGACATAACGATGACAAGAATGTTGCACTAAGATCGGTTCTGTTGTACGACGTTGAAAAAGACAAGTGGATTGTGTTGCCAAATATGGTCATGGAACGATATGAATGCAAGTGTATTCTTACCGAAGGTAATTTCCATGTCATTGACGGTTATACTACGTGTACGCGAGGTCATCACTTTCAGCAAAGTGCTGAGTTGTTTGACTTTGCCACGTCACAGTGGTGTATCAAGGATAACTTCTTTCCATATATCATGTAAATTCATGTATTCGCTCCCTCTTTTATTTACATCTTTGTTTGGATGGTTTTTGCatgttgtattgtatcgtattgttattttaaatataatattgATTTTGAatgttatttaaattttattgtatcgtatcgttaagtCTGTTATTACGTAACGAAGAAAAGTGACACTGTATGTAACAACTGATTAAGTGTGGTCACATCGTTATCTTATTTGTTTCTCTCATCTTTTCCTTCTTTactattaaataattttattttatcctttACCCTACGTTTTATATAATAAATCTACCTCGTACCTTACTTTTTCTTTAtaaatattgcaagtttatttttcatattgttGGTACATGACATCATGAAACAACGATAAACAATACAATATATACAATATATTATAAAACAATACATAACAATCATCCAAACTAACTGTTACGTACGAGCTTGATATGAACCTTTTCTTTATTGCTTCTTGATGTCCTTATTTTGTTTAATATTACTATTACTACTATATATAAATGGGAAGGGGTGTACGAACACAGCAATAATCAATTGTACAAAAGGTTGTATTACTTGTACTGTAGACTTGGACCCATTTCATTGGTTATTGCATTGTACTATATCTTTCTCCTGTTACACTCGTACGGTAATTTTGGAATGAGACCACGTGTACTACTTCATACAAAAGAACACTATTTGGTCTCTCTCATAGTAATGCAACTCTCCATCTTCTTTGGTTCAGCTCTCTTTCTCTCTGATCTTCCCTATTTACTGTCTTTGTCCCTCCTTGCATATAACTATCAATTTGTCCAGAAAATTTCAAATCAAAAAATACCCTATTAGAATTCTAAACCCTAGATGATCATTCAATACTCTAAAGATGCTATACAAAATTGTGAATTTGTGATAAAGCAGCACTATGCAAAAATATCAAAGGTATGTCCTACATCATTCAGAAATTATTCGTAGTTGGAGAGGAAAGTGTTCAGTGTATTAACTTTGTAGATACTAAATTAGAATTACTGATTATAATTTTTGcacaaattaattttttttctcttttttttctctctctctttcaaaTCAAAATGAATATAGAAATATAGATGAATAGTGATGGATCTACACCTTTTTTTTGCACGATGTCTTTGGAGTTGGCTTGATTTCGTCGGTGTTCTATAGTTCGCGATGAGCTTGGATGATATTCCTTTTATCTTTTACCTTTTAAAGCCTACTGTTCTACTCTTCTAATATGCATGTGGAAGTTTTCCCAAGTCATGTATAGATGATATGATTTTTGTTAGTTCATTATTTTCTAATAAGTTTTTTATTGACGTACATAATTAATTTCTCTGCATAAACAAAAGTGAATAAGTATTGTTTAGTACAACAAGTTGGGGATGGAAGGGAATTTGGTGTTAATTATATCGTGAATATATCCTAGGATTATATGAGTTCACAACTTGATCACTTTTTTTTCTACTAACTTACACCATTGTCTTTTTCTCACATTTGATTCTATCGCAGTTTGTTGATGTTGTATTCTTATTGTGTAACCACTTTGGAATAGTAATATTGAAGTCTAATCTCAAAACTGATAGTTGAGTTGTTACAAAGCCGAGTTTATGTAAATggcacctcgtggcatcatcactcggcactcggcctcactcagtccaaaaatcatcacaagcccctcgggcatagtaaaatagtagttctcagcccaaaacatcatttagaaatatca
Coding sequences within:
- the LOC138879118 gene encoding F-box/kelch-repeat protein At1g80440-like, which gives rise to MVTLTITKPHGVTTLSVYDPEKACSYDLPPIPEMVDGLPMFSQIIEVGSDLMVIGGFDPVSWRVLDSVFIYNFKSMSWHRGADMPGQQRLLFGCSSDSEKMVLVTGGHNDDKNVALRSVLLYDVEKDKWIVLPNMVMERYECKCILTEGNFHVIDGYTTCTRGHHFQQSAELFDFATSQWCIKDNFFPYIM